The genomic region GGAGACGAATTAATTGATCAAAGTGATCGAATTGTGGGTATTGGTAACCAAACCGTCCAAAAAGACTTAGAACTTTACTTTCCTCAGTTATTAGTAGGTAACAAAATAGATACAGTAAAAATGATTAGCGAAGGAATAGAGACAGATGAAACCAGTCTTTCTAAAGAAGCTGAAACATTGAATTTGCCGCCTAATCTTTTTGAAAAACCGATTATTTTAAATGTTGGAAGACTAGAAAAAATCAAAGCCCAAGACCAACTTTTGAAAGCCTGGGGTAATTCATCAATTTCAGATGACTATAATTTAGTGGTGATTGGGGGAGACCTAGAAAATCCAAGTAGTGATGAAAAGACGATGATGAATACCTTTGAAAATTATCTCAGCGAAAATGAACATTTGAGAGCGAATTTCTGCCATATTGGGGCCTTATCCAACGACAAGGTTCGAATCATTGAAAAGAATATGATTGAAAAACAGACAGAGCTTCCTCAAATTTATCTTTGTTCAAGTAAAAAAGAAGAATTTGGGATTGCCATTCTAGAAGCCTTATCGCAAGGGTTCTTAGTACTAGGACCAAAAAAAGGTGGCGTAAAAAGTTACTTACATAGCGACGAAAATGGGTTTTTAATTGACACTAGAAATTGGCAAACAATTGCCAAAGAAACAGAAATGATTATTCAAGGAATTAAGAATCAAGAAATAGCTTTTAAGAAGATACAAGCAGCAGGCCAGAAAACAGTTCGTGATTATTTCTCAATGAAAGTTATTTCTAAAGAATTTTTATCACTCTATACATCTTTAAAAGGGAGCGAAGCAAATGACCGTTAACCATATTTTTTTAATTAGCCCACCATTTTATTCTCACTTCACACCGCTCTTGAGTCTCGCGATGGGATTTAAGAGAGCTGGAAAGGAAGTAACTCTAGGCTGTAGCAAGGAATTTAAAGGCCAAGTAGAAAAAGAAGGCATCCAGTTCTATGAAATTGACATTAGCAAAAATAAAAATGTTGGAAAAGCAGAAGAAACCGATCAGCCAGATTCAGAAAGAGCCCGTTTAGAGGAATTTTTTGAATCAACCAAAAAAGGTGCTGTTGAAACGCTGATTACCCAGTCGCAACATCGGAAAAAAGATATGCTGCATAAACCAGAAGAGTTAATTGAAAAAATAAAAAAAATAGGTGAAACTGTGGATGTCGATTTATATGTGGTGGATATTTTATCCTATGGTGTGACCTTGGGACTTTATTCTTTGGATTTACCCTTTGTGACTTTTTGTCCACCACACCCAAATACCATTCCCGCACCAGGTGATTATTATGGCATACCAAAAAAATGGCCAAGCGCCATTCCAGTTGACACCGCTAAGTTAGAAAAATTAAAAGAGGTTTCAAGAAATACACAAACTGAGTTTACTTCTATTTTTAACGAGTTAATTGAAGAAAGTAGTTCGAGTAGAAAACCGATTGATAATGCTTTTAATTTAGTATCTCCACATGCAGTCATTTATAATTATTTTAACTTTGATTCTGTCTCTACAACCGATGATCCCCCCAACAAAATTTTTATGGGTCATTGTTTTGAGGAAGAAACATTATCAAACGATTGGTTGGAAAAAGTCAGTGGTAC from Jeotgalibaca dankookensis harbors:
- a CDS encoding glycosyltransferase; the encoded protein is MTVNHIFLISPPFYSHFTPLLSLAMGFKRAGKEVTLGCSKEFKGQVEKEGIQFYEIDISKNKNVGKAEETDQPDSERARLEEFFESTKKGAVETLITQSQHRKKDMLHKPEELIEKIKKIGETVDVDLYVVDILSYGVTLGLYSLDLPFVTFCPPHPNTIPAPGDYYGIPKKWPSAIPVDTAKLEKLKEVSRNTQTEFTSIFNELIEESSSSRKPIDNAFNLVSPHAVIYNYFNFDSVSTTDDPPNKIFMGHCFEEETLSNDWLEKVSGTQEKILITLGTFLSNRVDILKKLIVACQKYNPDTLLIVSAGSNAEKLKKYQSDSVMIESFIPQKALMPYVDTVIFHGGCNTFTEAMFYAKPMVILPFSSDQFNIAYDAERKNLAQILDPNTFEESNLVKALETIKKQSNEELLYWSNISKQRGPDYAVQHVLDQLK